Proteins encoded together in one Thermomonospora curvata DSM 43183 window:
- a CDS encoding pectate lyase family protein, whose protein sequence is MSITRSTMLAGSGIALALAAAGCAGAVRAPVVQAQRVAAFENSPVGFASLNGGTTGGAGGATVTVRTAAEFARYATASGRYVIRVSGTISLPGMQKVSSDKTIIGVGASGRITGGGLTLSKVRNVIIRNLTFTGSRDDAINIEQSSTNIWIDHNDLSGAKDGLIDIKRGSDYITVSWNRLRNQDKTFLLGHSDDNGSEDRGRLRVTYVHNWFDGTNQRHPRVRFGNPVHVLNNYYSNIGSYGVASTENAGVYVERNYFENTRRPTVTQTGDSDPGNIKLLNNHLVNSGTPASRNPSLVAPIPYPYIPDGAPNVKAIVTAGAGVGKVG, encoded by the coding sequence ATGTCCATCACGCGTTCGACCATGCTCGCCGGCAGCGGCATCGCGCTCGCCCTGGCCGCCGCCGGCTGCGCGGGCGCCGTCCGGGCGCCCGTCGTCCAGGCGCAGCGCGTCGCGGCCTTCGAAAACAGCCCGGTCGGATTCGCGAGTCTCAACGGAGGCACCACGGGCGGGGCGGGCGGCGCCACGGTGACGGTGCGCACCGCCGCCGAGTTCGCCCGCTATGCCACCGCGAGCGGACGGTATGTGATCCGGGTGAGCGGCACCATCTCCCTGCCGGGGATGCAGAAGGTGTCCTCCGACAAAACGATCATCGGGGTGGGCGCCTCCGGGCGGATCACCGGGGGCGGGTTGACGCTCAGCAAGGTCCGCAACGTCATCATCCGGAACCTGACCTTCACCGGCTCCCGGGACGATGCGATCAACATCGAGCAGTCCTCGACCAACATCTGGATCGACCACAACGACCTGAGCGGCGCCAAGGACGGGCTGATCGACATCAAGCGCGGCTCGGACTACATCACCGTCTCCTGGAACCGGCTGCGCAACCAGGACAAGACGTTCCTGCTCGGGCACTCCGACGACAACGGCTCCGAGGACCGCGGGCGGCTGCGGGTGACCTACGTGCACAACTGGTTCGACGGGACCAACCAGCGCCATCCCCGGGTCCGCTTCGGCAACCCGGTGCACGTGCTGAACAACTACTACAGCAACATCGGCAGCTACGGGGTGGCCTCCACCGAGAACGCCGGGGTCTATGTCGAGCGCAACTACTTCGAGAACACCCGCAGGCCCACGGTGACCCAGACCGGCGACTCCGACCCGGGCAACATCAAGCTGCTCAACAACCACCTGGTCAACTCCGGCACCCCGGCTTCGCGCAACCCGTCCCTGGTGGCCCCGATCCCCTACCCCTACATCCCCGACGGGGCGCCGAACGTCAAGGCGATCGTGACGGCCGGCGCCGGGGTCGGCAAGGTCGGCTGA
- a CDS encoding MerR family transcriptional regulator: MSAQPARRMMNIGDALALLREEFPDVTVSKIRFLEAEGLIEPQRTPSGYRKFSHADVERLRFILTAQRDHYLPLRVIKEYLQAIDRGERVPPPWEAASARGPRRLVAAGAAGRAPADMRLTRRQLLDGAAIDEELLAELEEAGLVRRSGRHYDGDALAIARAAGALGAYGVQVRHLRVLKAAADRQLALIEQVIAPLLRRRDGHAEAEGTARRLAELSLSLHSALVSAGLRESLGP; encoded by the coding sequence GTGAGCGCCCAGCCGGCCCGCCGGATGATGAACATCGGGGACGCCCTGGCCCTGCTGCGGGAGGAGTTCCCCGACGTCACCGTCTCCAAGATCCGCTTCCTGGAGGCCGAGGGCCTGATCGAGCCGCAGCGCACCCCCTCGGGGTACCGCAAGTTCAGCCACGCCGACGTGGAGCGGCTGCGCTTCATCTTGACCGCGCAGCGCGACCACTACCTGCCGCTGCGGGTCATCAAGGAGTACCTGCAGGCCATCGACCGCGGGGAGCGGGTGCCGCCGCCGTGGGAGGCCGCCTCCGCCCGCGGCCCCCGGCGGCTGGTGGCCGCCGGCGCCGCCGGCCGGGCGCCGGCGGACATGCGGCTGACCCGCCGCCAGCTGCTGGACGGCGCCGCGATCGACGAGGAGCTGCTGGCGGAGCTGGAGGAGGCCGGGCTGGTGCGGCGCTCGGGCCGCCACTACGACGGCGACGCCCTGGCCATCGCCCGCGCCGCGGGCGCCCTGGGCGCCTACGGGGTGCAGGTGCGGCACCTGCGCGTGCTCAAGGCCGCCGCCGACCGGCAGCTGGCGCTCATCGAGCAGGTGATCGCCCCGCTGCTGCGCCGCCGCGACGGGCATGCCGAGGCCGAGGGCACGGCCCGCCGGCTGGCGGAGCTGTCGCTGAGCCTGCACTCGGCCCTGGTGTCGGCGGGACTGCGGGAGAGCCTGGGCCCATAA
- a CDS encoding cytochrome P450 gives MPDTVRLGGTLLVPWPVRGQGPGGSRLAALTARLGADRRLVRLLAHLRRRYGPGPLRLAVPGRRLVLPLLREDVRRLLADSSGRFTPAIDARAKVPPRLQAHGVPAPAGEDRQRRRRADETVLDTYQVVHRLAGPFMVRIYQEAAALLGGERSAGRELTWREFSAAFGRLGRRLVLGDSAREDRMLTELLARTATGRRRRGGRERIAAEVCRRRLRGYVERAEADSLVGELSRLPEGMPGDPVSQVSRWLAGFEATALVSYRTLALLAAHPGHLARVRGELSVLPGTALAGPVAVPYLRACVLEAARLWPVARTVLRQSRGETVWHGRTVPAGSVFVIVVPFFNRDREALAHADRFAPEVWLDGRAVPDEAVVPFGGGAGRCAGENLALLAATTFLAALLRRHEPLPIRSPRLGEGRPVPYGLDHFATRLTLVAAPTPNR, from the coding sequence GTGCCCGACACCGTGCGGCTGGGCGGCACCCTGCTGGTGCCCTGGCCGGTGCGGGGCCAGGGCCCCGGCGGCTCCCGCCTGGCCGCCCTGACCGCCAGGCTGGGCGCCGACCGCCGTCTCGTCCGCCTGCTGGCGCACCTGCGCCGCCGCTACGGCCCCGGACCGCTGCGGCTGGCCGTCCCCGGCCGCCGGCTGGTGCTGCCGCTGCTGCGCGAGGACGTCCGGCGGCTCTTGGCCGACTCCTCCGGGCGTTTCACGCCCGCGATCGACGCGCGGGCCAAGGTCCCGCCGCGTCTGCAGGCCCACGGCGTGCCCGCCCCGGCGGGGGAGGACCGGCAGCGGCGCCGCCGCGCCGATGAGACGGTGCTGGACACCTATCAGGTGGTCCACCGGCTCGCCGGCCCGTTCATGGTGCGCATCTACCAGGAGGCGGCCGCCCTGCTGGGGGGAGAGCGGTCCGCCGGCCGGGAGCTCACCTGGCGGGAGTTCTCCGCCGCCTTCGGCCGCCTGGGCCGGCGCCTGGTGCTCGGTGATTCGGCCCGCGAGGACCGGATGCTCACCGAGCTGCTCGCCCGGACGGCCACCGGCCGGCGACGGCGGGGCGGGCGGGAGAGGATCGCCGCCGAGGTCTGCCGGCGGCGGCTGCGGGGGTATGTGGAGCGCGCCGAGGCCGACAGCCTGGTCGGGGAGCTGTCCCGCCTGCCGGAGGGGATGCCGGGCGACCCGGTGAGCCAGGTCTCCCGGTGGCTGGCGGGTTTTGAGGCGACCGCGCTGGTCTCCTACCGGACGCTGGCGCTGCTGGCCGCCCATCCCGGCCACCTGGCGCGGGTCCGCGGCGAGCTGTCGGTGCTGCCGGGCACCGCCCTGGCCGGGCCGGTCGCGGTGCCCTACCTGCGCGCCTGCGTGCTGGAGGCGGCGCGGCTGTGGCCGGTCGCCCGCACCGTCCTGCGGCAGAGCCGCGGCGAGACCGTCTGGCACGGCCGCACCGTCCCCGCCGGCAGCGTCTTTGTGATCGTCGTGCCGTTCTTCAACCGCGACCGCGAGGCGCTGGCTCATGCCGACCGCTTCGCCCCCGAGGTCTGGCTGGACGGCCGCGCCGTTCCCGACGAGGCGGTCGTCCCCTTCGGCGGGGGAGCGGGCCGGTGCGCGGGGGAGAACCTGGCGCTGCTGGCCGCCACCACCTTCCTGGCCGCCCTGCTGCGCCGGCACGAGCCGTTGCCGATCCGTTCCCCCAGGCTGGGGGAGGGCCGCCCGGTGCCCTACGGCCTGGACCACTTCGCCACGCGGCTGACGCTCGTCGCGGCTCCCACCCCGAACCGCTAA
- a CDS encoding FHA domain-containing protein: MPSVYCTQCGHANPDDARFCSQCGTPLTRNAPPPMPPRESPGESTSTISLSGIEAFEPDAQPADEAGADHVAVEALPPGTALLVVKRGPNAGSRFLLDKDRTSAGRHPESDIFLDDVTVSRRHAEFTRHGSAFAVRDVGSLNGTYVNRRRIDSAGLSSGDEVQIGKFRLVFLTNPHHG; the protein is encoded by the coding sequence ATGCCGAGCGTCTACTGCACGCAGTGCGGTCACGCCAATCCGGACGATGCCCGCTTCTGCTCTCAGTGCGGAACTCCGCTGACCCGTAACGCCCCGCCCCCCATGCCCCCGCGGGAGTCGCCCGGCGAGTCCACGTCCACGATCTCCCTCAGCGGGATCGAGGCGTTCGAACCCGACGCCCAGCCCGCCGACGAGGCCGGGGCCGACCACGTCGCGGTGGAGGCGCTGCCGCCGGGCACCGCCCTGCTGGTGGTCAAGCGCGGCCCCAACGCCGGCAGCCGCTTCCTGCTGGACAAGGACCGCACCTCGGCCGGCCGGCACCCCGAAAGCGACATCTTCCTGGACGATGTGACGGTCTCCCGGCGGCATGCGGAGTTCACCCGCCACGGCAGCGCCTTCGCGGTGCGCGACGTGGGCAGCCTCAACGGCACCTACGTCAACCGCCGGCGCATCGACTCCGCCGGCCTGTCCAGCGGCGATGAGGTCCAGATCGGCAAGTTCCGCCTGGTGTTCCTGACCAACCCGCACCACGGCTGA